The bacterium DNA window GGGATCGTAGTTGGTGTTGCGGTCGGGCGTTGCCCAATAAGGCGACCAGTAATTGGGACTATGCCAATCGGGTTTGGAGAAGTACGCTCCAATCATAATGTCGCGCTTACGAAATGCGTCGAATAATTCTTTGGTGATATTCGCTCGTGGGTTCGTCGAAAAAGGACATGCGGGATCAGTAACTTTATAATCGGTCTGTTTCGTATCGAACATACAGAAACCATCGTGATGCTTGGTCGTGAAAACAACGTATTTCATGCCAGCCGCTGCCGCCCAATCCGCCCACTGCTCGGGATTGAAATCTACCGGATTAAACGTCGTTTTTAAGTTCTCATAAGCTCTCTTATACTCTTCGTAGTTGTCCATGGTGCGCGTAATCCACGGCTCAGAACATATCGGCCACGACTCGCAAGCGCCCCACTGACTATAGGTACCCCAATGCATCATCAACCCGAAGCGGGCATCCTGCCATTGCTCAAGTTTCGCTAAGACCAGCGGATTCGTTTCCTGTTGCATCATCGCTCCTCCCTACACTATTGGATAGCCAATCTACTTCGATTTTGTTGGTGGTTCCACGGTAAAAGTCGATTGTAATTGAATGTCACCGGCTGATTTTCCTATCATTAATTCGAACTCACCCGGTTCGACGATTTTTTGGAAATCCGCCGTCCAGAGCGCGAGTTCAGATACTGGAATCGAAAACATCACTGTTTTAACTTCTCCGCTTTTCAGTGAGATTTTCTGGAAGGATTTTAACTCCTTCACTGGTGTCGTTACCGAGCCGTACTTATCACGCAGATAAACCTGTACAACCTCCTCCCCGTCCCGTTTTCCGATATTCGCAATGTCTACAGTGAATTGTAACTCCCCATCCACCGGGAGACGATTCGACGTAAGTTTCAGATTTTTGTAAGTGAAGTTCGTATAGGAAAGCCCATGTCCGAACGGGAACAACGGTTGTGCGCTACCGTCGCTATAGCGCATGATCTTCGATGGTTTGTCGTTGTAGTAACAAGGAAGTTGTCCGCTGTTTCGGGGAAATGTTATCGGCAACCGACCGGAAGGATTCACTTTTCCGAAGAGCACCTCCGCAATCGCTTGTCCTGCTTGCTCGCCGCCGAACCACGCTTCGACGATTGCAGAAGATAGTTTTGCTTCCTGCTCCAAAGCGACCGGTCGGCCATTGATTAACACGAGGACGATGGGTTTTCCTGTTTCGGCAATTCGTTTCACCAATTCCGTTTGATTGCCGCTCAACTCTACAGTGAGACGGTCGCGGTTTTCGCCGACGACGCGGTCGTTTTCACCCAACGCGAGAATGACAACATCCGCTCGCTGCGCTGCTGCAATCGCTTTTCCGAAATCGGTTGCTTGATGACTCCAGCGTAAACTTACCGATGCTCCCCACTCGTTTTCCCGATACTCGAGTTTTATTTTGTACTGCTTTCCCGCTTTTAATAAAACCTCGGATTTTGCAATGTTTGTGCCATATTGCCACGAATCGATAATCAAATTGTCATCAAGAAACAAGCGAGCGCCATCATCGGAACCAAATCCAACCCATCCAGTAAAATCAAACGTTGGACACAACCAACCTTCCCATCGTACCGTAAAGAAATCGTTACCAATACTTTTGGCTGGCGAACCCTCACCCCAATCGAAATCAAGTAGCGAATCGACACGCTGATTGGTGGCTGGTTCCGTGAGATCACGATTGGAATAATAACTTCCTTGTAAACCGGTCTGGTTAAGATTCGGTGTGCGGAGAAATTGCGATGGAATGGGAACTCCACGTTCGATAATCGAACCTACCTCAACCACTTCGATTCGTGTTTCTGAAAGAGCGATCTTTTGTATACCTTCGGCGAGCGTAATAGCTATGGCATCGCGCGGGGAATAGCCTCCCGTATAAGTCGAATTGACATTCGGTCCAATAACTGCTATCCGTTTCACATGTGCCGGATCGAGCGGAAGGATACCGTTATTCTTGAGGAGGACAATCGATTCGCGGGCTGCATGCAATGCTTGGTTTACATTTTCAGGAATGTGAAC harbors:
- a CDS encoding glycoside hydrolase family 3 C-terminal domain-containing protein → MRNMKSVSKLIPSMIFAFLVALLFSMNVSLAASSEELSYHSKANPVDERVRDLLSRMTLAEKIAQMEMNYGRTYIENKKFDSIIAAKNIGTDGIGSIHDFYPSTPELSNQVQRWVIEHNRLRIPALFIEETLHGYADSGSTTFPIPLGLAATWNLELVQRVGRVIATESRAHGCAMGLGPVLDIVREQRWGRVEETYGEDTELASMMGLAMVRGLQGDTLSDDNVIVAEPKHFAVHGYPVSGTNSSPVYVGKREALQFYLPVFETAIREGRARGIMSAYSEWNGVPCTGDSWLLTELLRNQWGFRGFVLGDMGAIRMLETCHFVTENPSASLRRAVSAGVDMSFYDFPTDSFRTKLKSLVASGALKESEIDTAVSRILRVKFELGLFDRPYVDPTLFKQRVHIPENVNQALHAARESIVLLKNNGILPLDPAHVKRIAVIGPNVNSTYTGGYSPRDAIAITLAEGIQKIALSETRIEVVEVGSIIERGVPIPSQFLRTPNLNQTGLQGSYYSNRDLTEPATNQRVDSLLDFDWGEGSPAKSIGNDFFTVRWEGWLCPTFDFTGWVGFGSDDGARLFLDDNLIIDSWQYGTNIAKSEVLLKAGKQYKIKLEYRENEWGASVSLRWSHQATDFGKAIAAAQRADVVILALGENDRVVGENRDRLTVELSGNQTELVKRIAETGKPIVLVLINGRPVALEQEAKLSSAIVEAWFGGEQAGQAIAEVLFGKVNPSGRLPITFPRNSGQLPCYYNDKPSKIMRYSDGSAQPLFPFGHGLSYTNFTYKNLKLTSNRLPVDGELQFTVDIANIGKRDGEEVVQVYLRDKYGSVTTPVKELKSFQKISLKSGEVKTVMFSIPVSELALWTADFQKIVEPGEFELMIGKSAGDIQLQSTFTVEPPTKSK